The DNA sequence CCGGGTAACTCAGCATGCATGTCCGCGAGCCGGCAGAGTGTTGTGTGTCtatcatttattatctgttattaCAGACGTGCGACAGGATGGAGAGGGATAGACTCGTACAGTTCCTggctaaattaatattacacaaGAAGAATGTGAGCGAGATATTGGAGTGGAATGGAATTAGGTGAGTGGATTTTATGTTACGAGACGGTTGCAGGATAAGTAGTTATAAGCACGATGTGCGTTCATCTTAATACAGTACTGTTTAATCGGTTGGCAGAGCTATGAAGTTCGTATTTctagaattaaaaatctaatacaAGATATAGAAGAAAAAGGATTTCGCATTGCAGTCGCTTTAGAGCTTATTCAAATCCTGttctaacattttttaattctttattttctacattaaagtatttaactcTCAACAACATTAATCTTAGAAGTATTATAAGACAAATTGACTGTTTCAATtacgttattatattatacgcaTACAGGATTCTGGTAGACCTGATGACTCTAGCACATCTCCACACGTCCCGAGCAACTGTGCCTGCTCAGAGTAACGTGTTGGAGGCTCCCAATGTTCAGGGGGACACGGACAGGGAGTGGTATTACAACTTAGAGAGAGGGGACCAGCTCACACGCAAGGGACCTGTCAGCTTTCAACAGGTACAAGACCGGCGTTAGACCATACTATACGATGGATTAGCTAACAAAATTTGTAGTTATTAGTTACTAGTACCGATAATGAAGCtaggttaaaataaatcaattcgGTTTGGGTTATCGAGGTATGAGAGGAAAGGTTATATGTCGAGGGACAAGAGATAGATATCTATTAAGTTGGGACAGGATGAGTATATCAAACGTTTTTTTGTAGCTCAAGGACTTATATAAGAGCGgcgaaataaataacaagacgaAGTGCTGGGCGAACAGCATGGAGGGCTGGCGGGCGCTCGGGGGCGTCCCTCAGCTGCGGTGGAGTCTGGGGGCGAGGGGGGCGGCCGCGCTCACCGAGACAGAACTCGCCGCGACTGTACTAGATCTGCTGGTGACCTGCGCACGATACTACCCCAGCAggttagatatatatatacataggataaattataatatacgtttatatatatatatatatatatatgttttagtatatatatatatgttttagttaaagttatgatattattaagaatatatattaaggtgTCGGAAATAATTCGTAGCGTTCGATGAGAGATGGCGTGGTTATTGCAGTGTTCTGTTTTTAGCTTCAGAAACAAATTGATCGTGAAACAGCTGTTATGAGGTACTGCTTTTACGACGcctcttatttttaattgttaataacaaCGAGTGGCAGCTTTTTCATTATGTCGAaatttataccaaataaaGTGTTTTTGCGGGTAGTTTTcttacattattttgatataaccaAAACTGCTGCAGAAAGTCATCGGATTTTAGTTGAAGTTTACGGTGAACATGCTTTAGCTGATCAAACGAGTCGGAAAGGGTTTGCGCGTTTCAAGAGTGGTGATTTTGATTTAGACGACAAGGAACGCCCTggacgaaaaaaaataatgaagataaTGAATTGGAGGATTCACTCCAAGAAAATTCATGTCAAACACTTCAAGAGTGGTCTACATCTTTGGAATTTGATTTACCCACGGTGGGAAAACGCCTTAAAGCTTTGGAAATGATCCAAAAGGAAGGAAATTGGGTGCCATATGAATTAACATCGAGAGACATCGAAAAGCGTTTTATGACCTGTGAACTACCGCTTGCACAGTACAGAAGAAAAAGTTTTCTACATCGTATGGTATCGTATCGTACTGGCGATGAGAAATGCATATATTATGACAATCTGAAACGCAGAACATCAGGGGTTAAGCCCGGACAACCGTCATCATTAGTGGCAAAACGCAATATTCATGAGTCTAAGCTCCTCCTTTGTATTTGGTGGGATCAACGAGGTGTGGCTTATTATGAATTGTTAATACCCAACGAAACCATCACTGGGGATCGCTTCCGGTTACGGTTGGTGCGCGTGAGTCGTGCATTGAAGGAAGAACGGCCGGAATGGAGCAAAGGGCGCGATAGAGTTATGTTACTGCACGACCATTCTCGACCTCACGTGGCGAGACCAGTGACAACACACCTGGAAACATTGATATGCGAGGAGGATGGGATTGGCTTAACTCACATACTTAGCCGTATTCTCCGGATATTGCCCCTTCGGATTACCACCTGATTCGATCAATGGCTCATGAGTCATGGTTTATCAGGAGAAAAATTAACATCTTATGAGGATTGATAAAATTGGATCGACACAATGATTGCCTCCAAGGACGAAGAGTTTTTCGACGGGGTGTTCGACAGTTACCCGAAAAATGGGAAAACTAGTGACAAGCTACaagtattttcaataatgtaaatttttatttccattttaaataaatcgttattttttaatagtaaataaggcaaattaaattcaaaattaattccaacacccaataatattatattatttcataaactgataacctataaaattttatttggcaGAAAGTCAAATAATGagacaaattaaatagttgattcgatttataaaatatatatttagcgGAAAGTCTAAAGCAAGCGATCATTTCAACTTTGCCACACGTTTGACTTCTACCAGgaattataaatgttcaatAATTCACATCACTGTTCAAACAATATCCGTCGCCGTCTTCCCTGGCGCAGGCTGTGTTGGCAGTCACtgtatacaattttcaaatataacacAAGCAGAAGTCTTATACTTGTTACGCACGGGCaacatgttaaaaaataaattaacatcgCCCCGGCAACATcgctgtatggataaaatatcttattacgagtgacgccgctgattCCGCGGAGCGAACACCCAGCTGTGTGAACCAGGAggttcctgataccacacgaGCTATGGAATGGCCTTGCTATCCTAAcctcggggcaatcatgtagtcttaggtatagattataagttttaatatgtaatttttattataagatacaTAAAAGTAagttcgtagttttcctgcaACCTCTGGTGGCCACTCTATAATTTACTCGAAAATGTTCATATACAAAGATTTCGTATATTTGtgctgattataattatattgatattcaaGGGACGAAGAAGACGCAATAATACGTCCGTTGCCGAGAGTTAAGAGACTTCTCTCCGAACCCGCGTGCTTAGCTCATGTGGTGCAATTGTTACTGACGTTCGATCCTATACTGGTAGAGAAGGTAAACGACACATTAAAAATgccattgaaatttttaatagtgatataaataataaacaagtgaaaaatatttttttcaggtgGCGACtttgttatatgaaataatgcaAGACAACCCTGAGATCTCTAAGCTGTACTTGACCGGTGTGTTTTACTTCATGCTGCTGTACACGGGCTCCAACCTGTTGCCCATAGCGAGGTTTCTGAGGTTGACGCACATGAAACAAGCGTTCCGGGCCGACCAAGTCAGtggaatatgaaattttatcattattatcatCGCCGCGGTATAAGTGTTATAAAGCCTCAGTCATGGAGAGAAGCActttacagttttaatatttttccagaCGAGCTCTGACATAATGCAGCGATCGATATTAGGACAACTGCTACCGGAGGCGATGGTCTGTTATTTGGAAAATCATGGAGCTGAGAAGTTTGCTCAAATATTCCTCGGCGAATGGGACACACCGGAGGCTATTTGGAATGCCGAAATGAGGTGATACCAATAGTTTACATCATTAGTTAAAATGgattatcaaaaattaacGAGTAAAACTAcgaatagttaaaaaaaaatcctctcGCTGGCGGTCTCATTTATATctgaatatcaatataatattatgtcgAGCTTATGCTTTTTATtcaagttacaaaaataaatgtatacaaagtttattataaataaaatggtatGAATCCCTGATACGAATATTCCAGACGTATGCTGATCATGAAGGTGTCTGCTCACATCGGGGAGTTCACGCCCCGCCTGCGCGCGCACGTGGCCGCCCGCTACCCCTACCTCGCGATCCCCGCCGTCCGCTACCCGCAGCTGCAGAGAGAGCTGTTCTGCAACATGTTCTACCTGAGACACCTGTGTGACACGCAGAGGTTCCCCGACTGGCCCATACCTGACCCGGTAATCGATTTATCATTTGGGAGAATTATAATTAGGTCCTTGAGGAtgtagaattttgttttaccGCGCTATAAATGTATCAGTTAGCTGTCGCGATGAGccgttttaatttagtttggATTAACGAACGCGATAGGAATGTGACCGTCGGTGAcgttaaatttgtttcaacTTGTGTCAGGTGGGTCTTCTAAAGGACGTGCTCGAGGCGTGGAGGCGAGAAGTGGACAAGAAGCCGTCGTCGATGACCGCGGAGCAGGCCTACACGGCGCTGGGACTCGAACCGACGACCCACGACGAGGCGGCCGTCAGGAAGGCCTACTACAGACTCGCACAGCAGTTCCACCCAGACAAGAACCCAGAAGGACGGGTCGGTGGTCGTTCTATACATACggctgttatatatatttaattattattaaggatCTATTTACTCCTCTCAAGGAAAGCGTTAACAGACATAAACATAGCTGTTATAAGTGTATTATCTGTACAGTGTTGTTCACAGCCATAATGTAATCTTTCTTGTATTTGCAGGACCGTTTCGAAGCAGTTAACCAAGCGTATGAGTTCCTGTGCAGTCGCAACGTATGGACGGGCGATGGACCGAACACTAATAACATTCTACTCATTCTTCGCACACAGACTATACTATTTCAGAGATATTCTGAAGGTTAGTCAATTACATTATGTATTACACTGACAATCTAGTATtctccaaatatatatatattataatgagatctaagcctttcgcgagtattcatttaaatgggaataatattttcggattactacgcgtattttattatttttaaaaactacatgctcccgacgtttcgactACGGCTACTTTGCATTAACCGTGATTACGGGCAGATgagatatcaatttaatttaaatgtatgttatatttattttcaatactaaCGATAATAACTCCTTTCCAGTGTTGTCTCCGTACAAGTACGCGGGATACTCAGCCTTGCTCCGCACTGCGCGGCTGGAGGCGGCCGCGGACACGTTGTTCTCGAGCGAGGCCGCATTGTTACCGGCCGCCTGCGAACTGGCCCACGCTACACTCGCCTGCTCAGCGCTCAACGCACAGGAACTGTGTCGAGAACGCGGCCTCGAGGTACTGACAGGAGACAGGAGGCGATACACACACATGCTCCCGAACAGGAATAaatgttcaatattaaaaaaacaaaaaaaacttttaagaatTTACTACAAAGTACAATAGTTTCCTTTTCAAACTTGGTTGTATGTACGGTTTCCAgctttaaaatagatatatgtatgatTTATCTCCAGGTGCTCGAAGAGGCTCTTTCCCGCTGCGTGTCGGTCCTAGGAGGCAGCGCGGCCGGCAGCACGGCGGCGGCGGTGTGCACACACTGCGCGAGGTGCTTTGCTGTTGCTGCACGCTTCCCCGTCTGTAGGGACGCTGCGGCGGAGCTACCCACACTGTGTAGTGATATCGTACCACTACTGAGACGACCGGTTAGCATTTGACGCTTATAGCACGAGAATTCGCATATTAataagacataaaaataacatgtaataattaaaagaggTTTTGTTAACATACTCTACGTATCGAAGGTGACGTGATTTCGACTCCCCTATACATAATAACTAACCATTTATCCTATATACTAGGAGTTGGGTGAAACAGCGTGTGCGGGTGCTGAGGCGGCAGCGGCGCTGGCAGCGGACCCGCGGTGCCGCGACCGTCTCGCCCGCGCTCACGTCATCCACGCCCTCCTGCCGCCCGCCCTGCAGTACGACTACACGCTCAAGGAGTCCGGCGTCTCCACCGAGGGAGATAACAAGCAGGTCACATTCCCGATACGATTGCCATTAgactaaaaataatcaaattcgGTTGCGGGTTTCAATATTCGGCTTCATAGTAGATATAAGACTGTTGAAAATTCTTTTCGAGACCGATGTGAGCCGACTCTCACACTGGGCAGCCGAGTTAATGTATCTCATTACTAATAtcgtaataattacaataaaactgcTACACTTTATGTACtactttaataacaattcGATTCAAATTTTGCTATACGATAGGAGTTTTCCAATCGTCAATTGTATGTAATCTTCTAGGAAGTGGCAAATCGTCTAGCGGTTCAATGCGTTGCAGCGCTGTCAGCACTGTACGGACCGCACGAGGAGGCGGGCGAGGAGGACGAGCGAGTCCAGGCGGCGCTCAGGATGCTGCTCACACCGTACATCTGTGATAAACTAGCGACTGCGGACCCGCACGAGGTACGATAATAATACGGTGTGATATAAGCGTTAAACAGTTTTGCagtagaaaatattgtaatcgTTGTTtctgtgtttattataatttcagctACTTAAAACGCTGACGTCCAACTGGCGGACGCCGTACCTTGTCTGGGATAACAGCACTCGCGCGGAGCTTCGTGAAGCGCTCCGCTCGCGGCCTCCTGAAGACACGCTGCTACAGGACGTGTATTACACCGCTCACGAGGGCCTGCTCACCGTGGGCGGAGTCTACCTCGACATATACAACGAGCAACCCGAGTTCCTTATAGAGGTGCTTATTCATTATActcctttaaaaatatgaacttCTAAGCCTCATATCGACTATACATTAAGTTTCAGTATTAAACCGACCAGTATAAATTGTTCCTTCTATTTTTCAGAATCCCCAACAATTTGTTTTGGATCTGCTCCACTTCATCAAGGAACAAACGAAAGTCGCCAAATCAGAGGAGACCGAGGAGCGCTTAACTTTAGCATTGAATGCTCTTGCcaattgtattattaagaATCCCGGTGAGACATTTAGGATTTAGTTTcctatacaaaattattcttattaaaaaaatcaagtctTCTATACCGTCATACTggtcatttaaaatgttatttttaccttctcttgttttataagtaaataaagttataataaatattggtaGTAAATGAAGCGACCGACAGCGACTTATGTCAACactatgtatgtgtgtatgtgagTATGAGGGATCGTTTCTGTCGCCAGGCGTGGAGATCCAGTGCATCGGCCACTTCGCGGTGATATTCGGCCTGATGAGTGGCGGCGTGTCGCGGGTGGTGGCGGGCGCGCTCCGCGTGTCGCTGGCGTGTTCCCGCAGCAGGGCCTGTGTGGAGGAGGTGTCGGCGGGCGGCCTGCTGGGCCACGTGCTGCCTCTCCTCGCGCCGCCCGCCCACAGAGAGGCGCTCGACACGCTCTCCGCCCTGCTCACCTGCACGCCGCTGGTTAGAGAGGCGCTGGCTAAAGGTTATATTATGCATACTCCATATATTACTAGTTATATACTCTCTCTTCTCTTCTCCATTTTTTAGTTGTTTTCCGTCTGATTgggtgttttattaatatcttagaTTCTAAGTAttggattatttttaaatttttgtcgcaTTAAATGATGTTGAACTTATTAGATTATGTGTCATACTGAGGTGACATAAATAACGTAGAGTTATGAAAAATCTGAGTTgagaaatttcaatataatgatttataattggGTGTTGATACTTGAATGGTAATTGTCTATAATTGAAtgttaattgaattgaattgctTCGCAGGAGCTGTGATATATCTGTTAGATCTCTTCTGTAACTGTAAGACGCCGGAGATGCGAGAGATGGCGGTGGAACTACTCTCGCGGATGATGGCTGATAAATTACATGGACCCAAGGTAATAAAGCGATAACTCTTAGCTCGGTTTACAATAATAGATATTCCAACATTATGCGGTCTCCCTATTGACACACAACCGTGAACTAAACATTTGTATTGCAGGTGAGATTAACGATCTGCCGCTACGTGCCGGGCGTGTTCGCGGACGCCATGCGCGAGGCGGGCGGGGCGGGCGGCGCGGGGGGAGCGGGCGCGGCCGCCGCCATGCACGCCTTCGACAACAACCACGAACATCCCGAGCTGGTGTGGGCGGACGAGCTGCGGCAGAGGGTGAGGGCCGGCCTCGTGCAGCGGAGAGACAGGTGACAGTGGAAACACTCACATATACGTGcatacattacatttaatataggatTCATAGAGACGGTTCACGGAATATTAAAACCGCAAAATAGCGTATGTTATAAGTGTCTAAATAAGTATATGTTTTCgacctaataataattatatcacaataaaattatattaatataaattcgaaATGTACACTATTTTTCTGTAACCACAGGCTGTATACTAGTCAAATCCGTGATCCGACGATCCAATACGAGGAACGTGAAAAGGACACGGGCGAAGTGTCGTGGGCGCCGCCCGGGGAGGTGGTGGTGGGAGGCGTGTACCTCAAGCTGTTCCTACAGAACCCCACCTGGAGTCTGCGGAATCCCAAAAGCTTTCTGCAGGACCTCGTCTCCGAAACCCTGTCGGCACTCAACAAGGATTCATCAGAAGTGTGTTctttatacagataataaaattgactGACCCACCGGCGACACGTCGGGTCAATGATGTATTTGCTGTCATATCAGCTGTTAAATTCTATGCGTATTATGCTTCCGGCTTTAACACATCAACACACTACCTTTTTCATTGCAACAGTTACGTCAATACTTACGTCACGTGTTTCCAGGGTGGACGCGGGGACACGTGCGCGCGTGCTCTGACCGCCTTGCTCCGTGCCCGCCCGGCGCTGTGCGAGGCGTGCGCCGCACTGGGCGAGCTGCCGCGCCTCGCCCGCCTGCTGCCCGCCTGCCCCAGACACGCCGTGCCCGTGCTGGCGGCACTCGCCCACACGCAGGTAACATACACCTCACGGGTAACAATCATTATAAACTATGTAACAGATAAATGTTCCATCCgttgatacaaatataatcgGTTATGATAAATTAGAGCTCTTATATTTTCCCTTTTTATGTCTTTAATcgataaaaaatgtcataaaatcGTCGAAACCGCCGATATTAATTCACTAGAGGAATGTAAACTCTAGCTCTGGCTTCTCTGTCATCTCAGTCActcactataatttttttttatatcaaataatttttatcatatatttttataaagtaaattatatcataacatGCCGGGCCACAGTGATACACGTGTAATTAACGGAATGATTTTATTGCGATTCGTtaataatgtacatacatgtGTCAGTCGTGTGTGGTGGCGCTGGTTCAGACGGACGCGATGGTGGGTCTCAAGACGGCGGTGAAGACGTGTCGCGAGGTGGTGGGCCCCGCCTGCGACGCTCTCACCGCCATATTCAGCTCTCCGGTCAACACGGACAAACTAGTGCTACAGGTCAGTGTTATAAAGCTGACCGAATTATATATTGCTCTCTGatagaaaatgaatttatcTACCTGGTGAGATCTAGAGGCAAATATTATGGCACAagctacatttattattattgtcagTCATCACACCGATGTGACATTCAGGACCTTTTTTCTTGTAATAGATGTGTACTAAACGTACAgagaaatttattactttaattgtaTGTGtaccttaatatattttgttcgtgTCCCGTACAGGCTCTTGAATGCGACTTGATCACTGAGTTACTCTCGATGCTCGAGGGTCGCGGGTCGGGCGTCGGGCTAGAGGGCGGGAGCGTCGCCCGCGTCGTCGGAGCCCTAAAAGCTATGAGTCGCGCCGGCTTACACGCGGAAAGAGTGAAAAATATACTAGCAAGATCACCCGTCTGGGAACACTACGCCGCTCAGAGACACGACCTGTTTATATCGGCGCCGCAACATCACTCAATAACTGGTATACAATATATGAGTAGTTGCATCATTTTCCTCGCCACTAGAGCCGACCCGGTCCTTACTAGGTTAAACTGTGCTTCTGGTTTATCGACTCAatctcttataaaatttacatacctTGCGGATAGTCGATAAACTATAACGTTTACAGATAATCTTATAAATTGTACAGGGTTTGTTTCAAATCATAAAAGAACTGTTCtttaaatgcatttaatttttgGACACTTGTCAACTTCACTTGGACACGTTGTCTCAGTAAGAAATAATGAGATACTTCTTCGCAATTGTAACTATTAGTATAACTCAGTTGTATTTATAAGTCAAGCATTTTACTTGGTAATGAATGTGTTCAAGGTTACTGATCTTTAGCTATCGCTTATGAATAACTTTTGTATTATTCTACAAAACTAATAATCATAATGTACATCCAGCAGGGGCTCCACAAACCGCGGGGTACTTGGCCGCCCCGCCCTCCGTGCCCCCCGCCCACCCCCCGCCGCTGGACTGACCGACACACACACAGAGACACCTTCACACATACTCACACGCGCTCACACTACCTCGCCGTTCGTGATATCTCCTGGTGTGGAGACAAGTGAAGTGCAGAAATACTACACCTGCTTCTTGTTTTCATTTAGagtatgtcaaaaatatattgtatttttaactaaaaggATGACGATACCGCCACAGTGTTAGCTGTCGTCTGTAGAAGCCTTCATTGTTACACGAGACAGTGGTCAAAGTCCAACGAATGTAATGCCCCGCACTGCAGCAGACTGTTAGATAGCTGAATTGTTTATCGTTCGTTATACATCTTCAATGTGATGGAATCTCTATTCACTATTGTCCAAAGTGTGTTCacgtaaattatttacagaaatatttgaaaacaatggATGGATCATATCAcacaaatagaattttatttataacaagcttccgttgtatataatacagaaacaaagaaatatttatctgattctgttatacttatttgtattgttattCATGTATCGTAAAAAGACATAAATACACACTACATTTTCCCCTAAATactttatgtacatatataagagTGCTGTCAATTGACAAatttttccaaatataatattattcagcggatatattaaaaattgtttagatCTACCGATGTACTtatcaaaacataataaatataagatattacaCCAAGATGTCTctctatataaactttaataatatgatcTCATTCGTATAAGACAAGACGAATGTTTTATGCTGATCACTATGAGGCtggcttatattatatacaaaatttaatatataaaaattatattataatattgtgtcTATCATATGTCAAGATTAAACCATTtccatgtattatttttttgtaattgtttttacggctctggatacgagtcctTTGAGCCAACAACTTCCATCACACATATGTCTTGCCATATTTCCATGACGTGACTGGACATTTACAATTCCACTATCATAttgtttgtgtattttttttttgcccaAATACCgcgttatttgtattattcttacctttaaaacataattacataCCGTACTGTATTAAAATGTGAGATGTCACAGGAATCTGATATATAATGCTCTTATATTCGAGCTTTATGTCGTTATTATGTATGAATTAgtgtgatattaatatatggaataaaatcatttagcACGTACCATACGAGTATTGTAAGTCATATCATagtactatatattattatacttaaaaaaaatcgattttataataatcgatAATGGCAGTAAACTTTGTATTGCTCACTAAGTTctgttatttcaaaacatatttgttctcgattccttttataattttaattggatGTCAATTCCATGTATATAGCTAATCTGTAgggtagttttatttaaaaccgtGTCAATATTCTAAGACCTTTGTTCATAATTATATGATCTGTGGTGATTTAACtgcagtttattttaaacgatcAGTGAACTTTGTTTAATTGTTTGGGGCGCAGAGACGCGCTGTAAGGCTGGCTACACACGGACGGGATTATCGAAGGGAGGCATGTTATATTatagtgtttaatatttttatatttagcgtTAAGATAACATTatgtaaagtaatatattaaatgatgattatgttttaatttcattcaccCACCTCACACCTGTCCTGTagttgttaataaaacaagCTATTAggtcaatttttttattgaacataacatttttattaaattaatttacaatactatataatatttttagcttACGTTACTTATAAAGTGGTCATCATACGGTCAATACTGTTACAGGCGCATTGTAAGTTTTCGCtcttataaaaactatgaacTAATAGTGCCCCCCCCCCATAACGTATCAAAAATATGTcgttatagtttaaaataactttcattaaatagaacattaatatttacaccGAATTACACTTTTTATTCTTACCAAaagactataaatatacagttCATAGAGCACGATATTTATACAACTAGctgttttcataaaacattttcttttattataataaagaaaacgaCTTAGATTAACTtacatgtaattaataataattatataaataataatttaggcAGAAGGAAATACTAAACGTAAGTAAGTTTATATGAAGTGAGGTTATGGAGGTGTGTGGGTTGTGGGCGCTGGTTGCTGGGTGTAATGGTTCGTGGGCGCCAGGGGACGCTCGTAGCTCTTACCGCGCAGTTTACCTCTGTCGAGTTAAACGAATAGTATTATGTTATgacgattatttttttattaatcatagttgaggttgaaattaaaactataatttaattacctattttatacatatgatAGCTGTAGCTATCGTCTTgccgtaaatattaataatagcgAAACTCACTgttcaaaactttttaaaaggGCTTAACTATCTTCTTGAATATGGGATCTTGGTAAAGTTGGGTAGTTTTCTTAGTTCTttcttagtaaaatatttctcctccgtaaacaaaatttttcagtgaCCTCCCTTTATCGACCAATAAAGTAGTTACTTTGTTTTTGCGACTCTATTCTCTTCTAAATTATCAATTAAGGAATAACCAGTGCGTTTCTTATAAGCTGCAAGTGCTAAGACATCTACACATatgcaaaacatttttaggtgGCCTCTTCATGCacagataaaacattttcggAGACAATTTCTTCGATTTCTTTCGCTTGGCTCTTTGAATAcagttaatataaactttacttGGAAAGCCAGATCTTTTTCTGTCAGAAACAGAGGAGGTGTTAGTGAAGCTGTCTATGGCTCGGCACCCTATCATTTGACTTATACCTAGTGTATgtattatagaaattatattcggctccatatttactttatgtaatatttttgaatccaaatttaaaagtaattttacacttttttattttcaccgTATTTATGGCCAGACTAAGTATGGTTtgtaaaaaa is a window from the Danaus plexippus chromosome 16 unlocalized genomic scaffold, MEX_DaPlex mxdp_31, whole genome shotgun sequence genome containing:
- the LOC116771638 gene encoding dnaJ homolog subfamily C member 13 isoform X3, which produces MIPLKDNQDVASFLVTKHSWKGKYKRVFSIGTHGITTYNPDRLEVTNKWVYSDVVTIASAKHSNSAANHDFTLVMKKDKKIDSMKFSSEHKCLILTEAFKYRHLFAEKPKDIYRYQAYKHHWSGTRLPIVLEVGPCSLEQLDPSTHTLLASYPYADIQGILPVRDIPGGFVLAVGGYSRLHLFSNAMDHQIIINKMLEMASLTMSISIKVLSATITLDDYHDQRFGKYSGDQHQTSLSEFLVHKVNPARHMEPMRRTLCLSDTCILERDPQTYSVVCLRPLSDVFAFVRYPDHPQKFSIEYLNGQTRTYLAGERDSLLASLVDGVRSAGQRDVHVRSARTPRGYRLGPLHHPVDEETESNHLRLFQNPVGMSRAEVIERFNANVGYSGLIYSVSQDRLFAENKEKLITGALAAMMGGGGAHLTLLELEAQFQALRRLCASKVGFAAFTALPGFREWMGNAAVSALRRECAACSHAALDALCALLQPMHAEPDLRQEQLNKASMLASPAFLDGLLAMWATHVSAGTGALVVAAMLDFLTFALCVPYSETTDGKQFDQLLEMVASRGRIIFKLFEHPSAAIVKGAGLVSRALVEEGGGGVGAKVQALALAEAALPRHLLHALYTTAPSPARLQRRHLARHLVALWLVDHAPANDLLKRIMPSGLLSFLECADAPPALEDAGEERDNLQLAQAAGKARDTHWDAIERQLKYVEKHIEHYTSLALQHWAQKVRATDQRKEIRERPVVLRRRRERVKSTANWPMFYYQFHRDHALPNLIWNHTTREELRNVLENELRTFSLEREAAGNVPTAWNHAELELHYQCLQAEVKIGDYYLRILLEQRDCDDSPIRKSYEFFNDLYHRFLSTPKVEMKCMCLQAMTIVYGRYYEDIGPFADTKYIVQMLDRTCDRMERDRLVQFLAKLILHKKNVSEILEWNGIRILVDLMTLAHLHTSRATVPAQSNVLEAPNVQGDTDREWYYNLERGDQLTRKGPVSFQQLKDLYKSGEINNKTKCWANSMEGWRALGGVPQLRWSLGARGAAALTETELAATVLDLLVTCARYYPSRDEEDAIIRPLPRVKRLLSEPACLAHVVQLLLTFDPILVEKVATLLYEIMQDNPEISKLYLTGVFYFMLLYTGSNLLPIARFLRLTHMKQAFRADQTSSDIMQRSILGQLLPEAMVCYLENHGAEKFAQIFLGEWDTPEAIWNAEMRRMLIMKVSAHIGEFTPRLRAHVAARYPYLAIPAVRYPQLQRELFCNMFYLRHLCDTQRFPDWPIPDPVGLLKDVLEAWRREVDKKPSSMTAEQAYTALGLEPTTHDEAAVRKAYYRLAQQFHPDKNPEGRDRFEAVNQAYEFLCSRNVWTGDGPNTNNILLILRTQTILFQRYSEVLSPYKYAGYSALLRTARLEAAADTLFSSEAALLPAACELAHATLACSALNAQELCRERGLEVLEEALSRCVSVLGGSAAGSTAAAVCTHCARCFAVAARFPVCRDAAAELPTLCSDIVPLLRRPELGETACAGAEAAAALAADPRCRDRLARAHVIHALLPPALQYDYTLKESGVSTEGDNKQEVANRLAVQCVAALSALYGPHEEAGEEDERVQAALRMLLTPYICDKLATADPHELLKTLTSNWRTPYLVWDNSTRAELREALRSRPPEDTLLQDVYYTAHEGLLTVGGVYLDIYNEQPEFLIENPQQFVLDLLHFIKEQTKVAKSEETEERLTLALNALANCIIKNPGVEIQCIGHFAVIFGLMSGGVSRVVAGALRVSLACSRSRACVEEVSAGGLLGHVLPLLAPPAHREALDTLSALLTCTPLVREALAKGAVIYLLDLFCNCKTPEMREMAVELLSRMMADKLHGPKVRLTICRYVPGVFADAMREAGGAGGAGGAGAAAAMHAFDNNHEHPELVWADELRQRVRAGLVQRRDRLYTSQIRDPTIQYEEREKDTGEVSWAPPGEVVVGGVYLKLFLQNPTWSLRNPKSFLQDLVSETLSALNKDSSEGGRGDTCARALTALLRARPALCEACAALGELPRLARLLPACPRHAVPVLAALAHTQSCVVALVQTDAMVGLKTAVKTCREVVGPACDALTAIFSSPVNTDKLVLQALECDLITELLSMLEGRGSGVGLEGGSVARVVGALKAMSRAGLHAERVKNILARSPVWEHYAAQRHDLFISAPQHHSITAGAPQTAGYLAAPPSVPPAHPPPLD